In one window of Drosophila innubila isolate TH190305 chromosome 2L unlocalized genomic scaffold, UK_Dinn_1.0 4_B_2L, whole genome shotgun sequence DNA:
- the LOC117780737 gene encoding male-specific sperm protein Mst84Dd-like: MPCVFNPGYIGPNPPCCDPDCTDENNCNNPECGPCPGPNAPCGGCAPPIDAGKACAVTVAPVELSQEAPKEEPKDCEACSNKASVIAPSTPTNQSAQ; the protein is encoded by the coding sequence ATGCCTTGCGTCTTTAATCCTGGCTATATTGGACCCAATCCGCCTTGCTGTGATCCGGATTGCACTGATGAGAATAATTGCAATAATCCCGAGTGTGGACCATGTCCAGGACCTAATGCACCTTGTGGCGGCTGTGCACCTCCTATCGATGCGGGAAAGGCATGTGCTGTGACTGTCGCACCTGTAGAATTGTCTCAAGAAGCTCCTAAAGAAGAGCCTAAAGATTGTGAAGCTTGTAGCAATAAAGCTAGCGTCATAGCTCCTTCCACTCCAACAAATCAATCAGCACAatag